AGAAAGCCGCATCCGTGTTCTTTGTGAAAAAGCAGAAAAACGTGGGCTCATCTCTCCTCTTGCGAGATGGTTAGGGCAACTGCATAAACATAGCATCTCACATCCCGTGCTTTCTCCTATTGCAATTCGATGGATCAACGCCTACATAGGGTATGGAGTCTTTGCTAAAGAACCTATACCCTCCTGGACCTACCTAGGAGAATACACAGGAATTCTACGCCCACGCCAAGCTATATGGATGGACGAAAATGATTACTGCTTTCGCTATCCCTTGCCGTTGTATACTCTACGTTATTTTACTATAGATAGTGGCAGTTGTGGTTGCTTTACAAGATTCATCAACCACAGTGACCAACCAAACTGCGAGGCAATCGCCATGTTTCACGAGGGGATTTTCCGTGTTATTATCCGCTCTATACGTCCCATTATAGCAGGTGAAGAGATTTGCTATCACTACGGCCCACTTTATTGGAAACATAGAAAAAAACGAGAAGAGTTTACTCCACTTGAAGGATAAATTAACTCTGCTCGTATGTCCCCATCAACTCTGCTTGTGCAATAATGTGGTCTTGCATCGCCTCAAGGAGTTGATCTCGGGTGACCTCTTCTTCTTGGGGAAGGAGTGCATCCAAAGCATATAGGGTAAAGAAATACCGATGTTGCCTATCAGGAGGGCAAGGCCCTTGATACTCTGCTTTCCCTGAGGTGTTTAATCCTTGCATTGCGTAAATTGTAGCCCCTTCTACAAGGTTCACAATATTTGGGGATAAATTAAACACTACCCAATGAATCCATAAGCCATCACTACGAACTTCTTTGGGGACGTCAGGGTCTTCAACAATTAGGGCCAAGCTTACTGCTTGTGGGGGGACCCCCTCAAAGGTAAGAGGGGGAGAGATATTCAGGCCTTGGCAGGTGTATTTCCTTGGGATAGGCCTACCAAAAGCAAATGCTGGCGACAATAGCTGCATAGTATTTTCTTCTCCATGATTACGCATTTAAATGGCGGGCAGAATCTACTATCAAACTTTCCCGCTTTAAAAGGGCAACTTCACGACGTGATGCTACAACATCCTTGAATAAAGCGACTAGAGCTATGCTATTCAAAATCACCATACCGGCGAAACCTGTATCTGCAAGGATCCAAGCAAAATTCTTTTCAACAATACCTCCTAGGGGAATGACTCCTATATATAAAGCCTTCAACCATAGGTTAGCCCTCTGTCCTGGGATCATATATTCTAAACTTTTTTCTGCGCAAGCAAACCATGTCAATATTGTCGTATAACCAAATAATGCCATCGCGACAAGTACAACACTACCTCCAATAGCTCCCATACTATTTTTAAAGGCGTACATTACCATGAGAGTGCCCTCTTCTCCAGAAGAGTAGGCTCCAGAAACTAAAAGCACTAACATTGTTATGGAACATACTGCCACTACAATGACAGGAGGAAGGAGCGTTACTAATCCATCTATTACAGGATTTTTACTCTGGGAATTTGCCTGTAATATTGAAACCATCCCACTACCACAATCTGTAGCCATAATTGCACGGCTCATGCCTGTAGAAATTACTTGAGCTAGAGTGTAGCCTCCGAGACCCGCTATAGAAGCCTTTACGCCTAGAGCAGACGAAGCAATTAACTTCAATGCCGGAACAATTTCAGAGGCATGATGAACAAGAATATAGCAACACGACAGAACATAAAATCCTGCTACAAAGGGAATCACTTTAGCTGAGAATCTCAAAATCCGGTTATTTCCCCCTGAAAGAACAGGATAAACTATCAAAGCGAACAGAAGCCCAACAAAAACTTTTACTATAAAACGATCGGCACACAAGGGAACGATACAGCTCATCTGGACAAAATTTCCTCCAGAAAAAGCCGTTATTAAAGTGAAAATCCCAAATAACACAGCCAAAAATCGGCTACGGAGACCGAAAGCCATGCATGCAATAGGGCCGCCTATGAACTCTCCAAAAGCTCCTTTTTTAGGTAAACGATACTTTATTCCAAGATAAGATCCAGAATATTGCACTATAGAACCTAGCAAAGCAGCAAACCAGATCCATACGAGAGCACCTGGACCTCCGCAAACAACAGCAATAGCCATACCTGCAATATTTCCTGTTCCAAAATTTCCTGCAAGTATTCCTGCAACGGCTTCATAACGGGAGACTTTTCCATCTTGAGAAGAAGCTTCTTCCTGCCGATTTTTAACCATTAAGTTAAAGCCTAATTTGAGCCCTCTAAACTGTAGCCCACGTAATTTCCAGCTTAATAGTCCCCCTAATATTACGATTACAGGGAATACAAAAAATGATGTAACTAACTCATTTAGCTTGTTTAAAAGATGCATCATAAAATTTTTCCTATAACTGTTTTTACTAAAAAATTGAAAAAAGGAGTTGAGTACAACAGTAGGAATGCTGACTTGGCCTCCTTACTTGCTTCGGGGAAAGGAGGCCCATTTTTGAATGGTATTATGAAGGCTGCGAAACCACTAAGTCCACAAGCTCTGGCCACCTTTCCCCGTATACAACGGAAGCAACGGTCCCAGAGTCTAATTTTAAAGTAGAAGAAAAGGAGGCAATGTCTTCCTCAGAAATTACATTCTGACGTACTGCTTGGGAAAAAACTTGGCTCAATTGATTTATAAACATCGTCCAAACCCAATCACGGCCCTGCATTTTCTTCACACCTTCAATTAATTCAGGATTTTCAGCAAGAACTTGCATTAAAGCCAAGGGGTGTATCTCACGAATGCGACTCAAAGCATCTTTGATCTCACCTTGAGAGAGGGCCAACGACAGCGAAGACTTTTCAGCAACAGCATTCACAACAAAAGAGATATCTCTTTTATCGTGCTCCGAAACATAGTCTGAGTATGCTTTGAAATTTGCTGTCACTTCTTGTTCATCCTTTTTAGGCAGGCCACGCCGAGAAAAAAGCCTCCGCAAACGACGGGGGCGCTTTTGAGCAGGTTGAAGATCCCGCGCTTCCACCAGTTTAACAGACTTCTGATTTAAGTCTTTAGAATTTTTTAAATTTTTGCGTGCCTTAAAAGGATTCAAACAACAACTTGTCAAGCCTGTCATGAGAAGTATGCTTCCCAGAAGCACATTATATAATGATTTTTTCATGAATTAGTTGAGGGAGTTAAGTTTTTTTAAATAAAACTATGTACTTATTATATATAACTTCTCCTCACTGCACAATAAACTTTATCCTACAGTTTGTAAAAGATTTTGACAGAAGCTTTTCTCAAGAGAAACTCTTGAATTTCTCGAGTTGATTTGTTATTGGCCATTTGCTATCAACAAATGGCTTTAGTAAACCTCCTGAATAATAAAGATATTAACACATATAGCTAGGATAATAAGGGGCTTTCATGGGTGCACAATATTTTATTAAAGGTTTTGCCTTTCTTTCTGTTCTTTCTATAGCACTCCCTTCTTTTGCTATGCCATCGCAAACTTCTGTTAGATATAAAAATAAAACCACACAATCTGGAAAGATTAAAGTCGGTTCTGAACTATGGATAGAGCAAAAGCTACGTCAATTTCCCGAGTTATTATGGCTTACAGAACCTTCTACTCTCTCTTTAAAAACTCCGCTTTCTGTAGGGACAAGTTATTCCTTAGCGTTATTTAATAAAAAGGTTCCTGCGTTTGATATTACGATGCGGAGTTTAATTTACCTGCATTTGCTTATGCAGGGGTCACGTCAAGCCTACGCGCAGTTAGCTCAGATGACTTCTTCCGAAGAAGCGATGACATTTAAACAATATCAGTCCCTACATAAACAACTCTCGGGATTTTTAAATTCCTCAAAAGGGTTTGACAACCCCTTAAAAATTCTAGAAACGGCAATTGTATTGCGTCTTTTAGGGTGTTCTACAAAAGCTGTTGCCACATTTAAGCCTTATTTTTCCGATTCTTGTACTGAAACCTTTTATACAAAATCTCTACATGTCTTGAAGACCCTCCCGGAGCTCTGTCCCTCATTTGCTCGACTTACGCCTGAGCAACAAGAAATATTTCGCTCTTTGAGACATTTTGGAAACTACGAGTCTTTATTCAACCTCACAGAAGCTCCTTCTCCTCAGCTACTCTCCGCGGGGAGGTCTCATCGTCCTTTAGTTGTGCTAGATTTGTATTTGTATTGCTTTGATGCGAGCGGCCATGGGAAAGGGTCTCAAGATTTCTACTATAGCTTTTCTCTCTTGCTTTCAATGTTGCAAGAGCATGCCACTGTAGAAGAAGCATTTTCTCGGTATCTTATCTATCGTGCGAATCGTTTGGGCTTTGAGGGAAATTCCCGAGGGGAGATGACCTTGGTACGCTTAGCGACATTGATGAACCTCCCCCCAGCGGAAGCATCAGCTTTAAGTTGGAGCTTCAAAAATCTCTCTTCTGAAGAGGCTAGTACTCTTGTGAACCATTTCTATACTCTTCAGGGAGAGCATATCCCTTTATCAATTCATGGCTTGCCAAGTTTAATTTCGGGATTATTTGATGCGAACCGCAGTACAACGACAAATCCTGAAAATCGTTTGCAGCAGGTATACTCTACATTTCTTTCTCTATTAGTAAAAAGCTTACGAGAACAAAAAGAAATGCTTCATAAGCAACTTATTTCTCCTGACACTATCTTAGACTTTTCAGAAACTACAAACTCCTGCAAAGGCCTGGATGTATTTTCTGAAAATATTTCTGTACGCGTGCATTTTAGTGGAGAGGTTAGCGTTATCATGTAACGCACTAACAACACGACAAAGCTGTGGGTTATGATATTTGGCTAAAGAGTGTTGCCATTTCTATGGCTGTGACCATTCCAGAGCTTCCTATATGTCCACCTTTAATTCCTGCACGTTCCCAAGCTGTTGCAGGGTCTGGAGCAGTAATTATAGAAAAGGTAATTGGAACGCAAAAATCTAAACTTAATTTGGCGACTCCGGCAGAAACTTGGTCAGCAATATGGTCATAATGTGTTGTTTCTCCTCGGATTAATACGCCGCAGGTAACGATAGCATGATATTGGTCTGGGAAGGAAAGAAGGAGTTTTTTCACTGTACAAGGGATCTCAAAAGCTCCAGGGACCCTTACGGTAGTTAAAAGCTCTGGATCTCCACCATATTTAATAAACGTGTCTTGCGCTCCAGAAACTAAAGCATCTGCTATTGCCAAGTTAAAACAAGACCCCACGATAGCAATACGCAATCCTTTTGCTGATACATTTCCTCTATAAATTTTCATATGACCTCAAAACTTTAGTTCGTTGACATTGCATGAGGAAGGTCTAGCCAGTGTCCCATGCGTTCTTTCTTTGTTCTTAGATATTGCTGATTTTCTGCAAACACCCGCACAGGAAGTGCGATTCTTTCTACTATCTGCAATCCAAAACCTTGAAGACCATAATATTTTTGAGGATTATGTGTTATCAATTTTATTGTTGAAAGCCCAAGATCCACAAGAATCTGCGCACCGATGCCATATTCCCGGGAATCTACAGGAAAGCCCATTTCTAAATTCGCATCTACCGTATCATAACCATGATCTTGTAGAGCATATGCTTGGACTTTATGACCTAAGCCAATGCCTCGTCCTTCTTGTCCTCGCAAGTACACAACTACGCCCTGTCCATGCTGTGCAATATACTCCATGGCTGTTTTAAGCTGCTCACCACAGTCGCAACGTGTAGAACAGAGGATATCCCCAGTAATACACTCGGAATGCACACGAACTAAAACATTTTCTTCCCCATGCACTTCCCCACGAACTAATGCAAGATGTTGCATCCCGTCTAACAAAGACTCATAGACGTGCACCACAAACTCCCCATATACAGTTGGCAGCCGCGCAGAAGAGATTCTTTTTACTAACCTCTCTGAAAGCATCCTATACGCCACAAGATCTGCGACAGAAATGACTGAAATCCCATGTTTCTTTGCAAACTCCATAATCTGGGGAGGGCGCATCATAGAGTAATCTTCATTTACTAGCTCTGCAAGAACCCCACAAAGCTCTAAGCCCGCCAAACGCATTAAATCCACAGTAGATTCCGTATGCGCAGCACGCTTCAATACACCTCCAGGAGAACTGGCTAAAGGGAAAAAATGCCCAGGGCTAACAAAATCTTCGGGACGACTCTTCGGATCTGCAAGAAGCTGCACAACCCTTGTCCTATCTGCTGCAGACACTCCTGTAGTCACCCCCTCTGCAGCATCTATGGAAACCATAAATGGCGTGCGAAAACGACAACTGTTTTTTTGAATCATAGGGGAGAGCTTAAGTTGTTCGAGTCTCTTTAGCTCCAAGGCAGCACAAACAATCCCTGTTGTGTGCTGGAGAAGAAAGGTCATTTTTTCAAGAGTTATTTTTTCTCCTGCAAGAACAAGGTCTCCCTCATTCTCTCTAGAGGCCTCATCAATAACAATAACGAACTTCCCCTCTTGGAGGTCTTTCACAGCTTGTTCTATAGATGCGAAACCTGAAATGAGATCGTTTTCTTCAGCTTCTACCACGAGAATCCTTCTCTTAAAAGCAATTATTTTACCTAAGAATGCTAATCCAAACCCTCTTTCCCTTCAATCTCTTATCCTATCCTTGCTTCTTAAGAGGAATCTCCCAAAAAACTTTTAAAGAATTCCCTACAAAATCAGCACTTAATGGGAGAACAGCTTGGGCCGTATGTAGGCAATCCCCCAGCTCTTTAAACAGTGGTTTCTTCTGATCTCCAAGGATTTTCGGGCCATAATATAAAATGATAGCGTTGGCCAGATGGTGTTTTAAAAATTCCGTATGCACAGTTGCGCCTCCTTCTACGAGAACTTGAAGGAAATGTTTATTCGCCAGCAAACGCATGACTTCGTGAAGGTCTACTCCAGAGGAGGAAGCTTTTACACAAGCAATCTCTACACCTAAAGCTTCTAAATATTGGAGGTGTTGCGAAGGACAGCGCTTTGTAGTCACATAAAGAACTTCCCCACCGAGATGAAATACCTGAGACTCCTTAGGGACTCTTCCTGAGCTATCTAAAACTATACGGAGAGGCTGTCTTGCATAGAGCTCTCCTGAAGCACGACGAGCAGTAAGTTTAGGGTTATCTGCAATTACAGTCCCTGCTCCTACAATAACCGCTTGAGAACAGGCACGAATAAATCCTACATCATGACGAGCTTCTGGGCAGGTGATCCATTGTGATTGGGAATTTCTATCTGCTACCTGTCCATCTATACTTGCGGCACTTTTCAACACGACCCAGGGGGAGCAAGAACTCCTTTGATAGAGATAGGGCTGCAAAGATTTTCTTGCGCGAGCTTCTTCTAGCCCAACATGTACGCGAATTCCTACGTTTTTTAAGCTTTCAATACCTTTCCCAGAAACGCGACAGTCGGGATCTTTCAAAGCAATGAACACTTCAGCAACACGATGTTTTATAAGGAGATCCGTACAGGGAGGCTGTTTCCCATAGTGAGAGCAAGGCTCTAAGGAAAGGTATACCTGGGCTCCTTCTAAACTCACATGTGCTTTACGGATTGCGATTTCTTCTGCATGGGGCCCTCCAGGATATTCATGATATCCCTCGCTCAAAATTTTTCCATTCTTAACAAGAACACATCCCACCCAAGGGTTGGGAGGGGTGGTGATTCTTCCGCGCTCTCCAATTTCTATAGCACGACGCATAAAAAGTTGTTGTTGCTCGGAAAAATCTTCCATATACTCTACAAAACTTAGATAACTTAAGAGCTAAGCATGTTGGATATAAAGATTATACGCAAGGAACCTGAGAAAAGTGAGCTGCGGCTTCGGAGGAAAGATTCTAATATCTCTTTACAGCCTATCCTTACTTTGGACAAAACTGTCCGTGAGTTGAAAACACAAGCAGAAGCGTTGCAAGCCCGTAGGCGTGCGCTTTCTGAAGAGATCCGAAAATTAAAAGCACAAGGGGAAGATGCTCAAGCACATATTCAAGAAGCCTCCAAAGTTGCTTCTCAGCAGAAGGATTTAGAGGAACGGCTCCAAGAAAACGAAGCTCTCCTTCACGACGAGATGTCCCGACTTCCTAACTATCCTGCTGAGGACGTCCCCGATGCTCCAGATAAATCTGGGAACCGCGTTATTAAAAGTTTCGGCACACCAAGAGAATTTTCCTTTCCTCCTAAGAACCACCTAGAACTCAATAAAGCACTAGACATCTTGGATTTCAAATCCCCGGCAAAAACTACCGGTTCAGGATGGCCTGCATATAAAAACTTTGGAGTACTTTTAGAGTGGGCTTTACTAACCTATCTTCTCCAAAAGCAACGTGCCCATGGCTTTGAGCTCTGGCTTCCTCCTCTCTTAGTAAAAAAAGAGATTTTATACGGCTCTGGGCAAATCCCAAAGTTTGATGGGCAGTATTACCGCGTAGAGGATGGAGACCACCACCTCTATCTTATTCCTACAGCAGAAGTTGTCCTGAATGGGTTTCACTCTCAAGAGCTTCTCAATGAAAAAGATCTCCCCTTATATTACGCTGCATGTACCCCGTGTTTCCGCAGAGAAGCTGGAGCTGCGGGGTCTCAAGAACGCGGCCTCGTTCGGGTACATCAGTTCCATAAAGTCGAGATGTTCGCGTTTACTACCCCTGATCAGGAGGATTCTGCTTATACTAAAATGCTCGACATTGTTGAGGAGATCCTTATCGAACTGGAGCTTCCCTATCGCTTATCTCTTCTTTCCACGGGAGATATGTCTTTCACAGCTTCAAAAACTATCGATGCAGAAGTATGGCTCCCTGGGCAAAATGCATTTTATGAGGTCTCTTCGATTTCAAAATGCTCTGATTTCCAATCC
This genomic stretch from Chlamydia pecorum E58 harbors:
- the serS gene encoding serine--tRNA ligase, which gives rise to MLDIKIIRKEPEKSELRLRRKDSNISLQPILTLDKTVRELKTQAEALQARRRALSEEIRKLKAQGEDAQAHIQEASKVASQQKDLEERLQENEALLHDEMSRLPNYPAEDVPDAPDKSGNRVIKSFGTPREFSFPPKNHLELNKALDILDFKSPAKTTGSGWPAYKNFGVLLEWALLTYLLQKQRAHGFELWLPPLLVKKEILYGSGQIPKFDGQYYRVEDGDHHLYLIPTAEVVLNGFHSQELLNEKDLPLYYAACTPCFRREAGAAGSQERGLVRVHQFHKVEMFAFTTPDQEDSAYTKMLDIVEEILIELELPYRLSLLSTGDMSFTASKTIDAEVWLPGQNAFYEVSSISKCSDFQSRRSGTRYKDAQGKMHFVHTLNGSGLATPRLLVAILENNQQEDGSVVIPKVLRAYLGNQEKLEP
- a CDS encoding YbhB/YbcL family Raf kinase inhibitor-like protein; its protein translation is MQLLSPAFAFGRPIPRKYTCQGLNISPPLTFEGVPPQAVSLALIVEDPDVPKEVRSDGLWIHWVVFNLSPNIVNLVEGATIYAMQGLNTSGKAEYQGPCPPDRQHRYFFTLYALDALLPQEEEVTRDQLLEAMQDHIIAQAELMGTYEQS
- a CDS encoding bifunctional 3,4-dihydroxy-2-butanone-4-phosphate synthase/GTP cyclohydrolase II, which encodes MSGFASIEQAVKDLQEGKFVIVIDEASRENEGDLVLAGEKITLEKMTFLLQHTTGIVCAALELKRLEQLKLSPMIQKNSCRFRTPFMVSIDAAEGVTTGVSAADRTRVVQLLADPKSRPEDFVSPGHFFPLASSPGGVLKRAAHTESTVDLMRLAGLELCGVLAELVNEDYSMMRPPQIMEFAKKHGISVISVADLVAYRMLSERLVKRISSARLPTVYGEFVVHVYESLLDGMQHLALVRGEVHGEENVLVRVHSECITGDILCSTRCDCGEQLKTAMEYIAQHGQGVVVYLRGQEGRGIGLGHKVQAYALQDHGYDTVDANLEMGFPVDSREYGIGAQILVDLGLSTIKLITHNPQKYYGLQGFGLQIVERIALPVRVFAENQQYLRTKKERMGHWLDLPHAMSTN
- a CDS encoding SET domain-containing protein; protein product: MSQKILEPQVSLSLSGNQDYKLYSISRASELLNFTFLPELRFLNWHVESRIRVLCEKAEKRGLISPLARWLGQLHKHSISHPVLSPIAIRWINAYIGYGVFAKEPIPSWTYLGEYTGILRPRQAIWMDENDYCFRYPLPLYTLRYFTIDSGSCGCFTRFINHSDQPNCEAIAMFHEGIFRVIIRSIRPIIAGEEICYHYGPLYWKHRKKREEFTPLEG
- a CDS encoding alanine/glycine:cation symporter family protein codes for the protein MMHLLNKLNELVTSFFVFPVIVILGGLLSWKLRGLQFRGLKLGFNLMVKNRQEEASSQDGKVSRYEAVAGILAGNFGTGNIAGMAIAVVCGGPGALVWIWFAALLGSIVQYSGSYLGIKYRLPKKGAFGEFIGGPIACMAFGLRSRFLAVLFGIFTLITAFSGGNFVQMSCIVPLCADRFIVKVFVGLLFALIVYPVLSGGNNRILRFSAKVIPFVAGFYVLSCCYILVHHASEIVPALKLIASSALGVKASIAGLGGYTLAQVISTGMSRAIMATDCGSGMVSILQANSQSKNPVIDGLVTLLPPVIVVAVCSITMLVLLVSGAYSSGEEGTLMVMYAFKNSMGAIGGSVVLVAMALFGYTTILTWFACAEKSLEYMIPGQRANLWLKALYIGVIPLGGIVEKNFAWILADTGFAGMVILNSIALVALFKDVVASRREVALLKRESLIVDSARHLNA
- the ribH gene encoding 6,7-dimethyl-8-ribityllumazine synthase, with protein sequence MKIYRGNVSAKGLRIAIVGSCFNLAIADALVSGAQDTFIKYGGDPELLTTVRVPGAFEIPCTVKKLLLSFPDQYHAIVTCGVLIRGETTHYDHIADQVSAGVAKLSLDFCVPITFSIITAPDPATAWERAGIKGGHIGSSGMVTAIEMATLFSQIS
- the ribD gene encoding bifunctional diaminohydroxyphosphoribosylaminopyrimidine deaminase/5-amino-6-(5-phosphoribosylamino)uracil reductase RibD — protein: MEDFSEQQQLFMRRAIEIGERGRITTPPNPWVGCVLVKNGKILSEGYHEYPGGPHAEEIAIRKAHVSLEGAQVYLSLEPCSHYGKQPPCTDLLIKHRVAEVFIALKDPDCRVSGKGIESLKNVGIRVHVGLEEARARKSLQPYLYQRSSCSPWVVLKSAASIDGQVADRNSQSQWITCPEARHDVGFIRACSQAVIVGAGTVIADNPKLTARRASGELYARQPLRIVLDSSGRVPKESQVFHLGGEVLYVTTKRCPSQHLQYLEALGVEIACVKASSSGVDLHEVMRLLANKHFLQVLVEGGATVHTEFLKHHLANAIILYYGPKILGDQKKPLFKELGDCLHTAQAVLPLSADFVGNSLKVFWEIPLKKQG